The DNA sequence ATTGTATTTCCAAAAACTCTCCGATTGAAAATGCAAAAACTCTCCGATTATACTTAAAAAATGGTGTCTGAAAAATTTTTAAAAAATTTCAAAAAATATAAAACTTTTTTGCAACCTCTGTGTCATATAGGTGAAACGATACAGAGGTTGCATTTTTTATGGATGAATTTCCGGATGAAATGTTCCTCAGATAAAGAAAAGGAGAATAAAAAAATGAAGAAAATGAAAAGAATCGAAATCGCACAGTACATCGCATTGGGAGCAACCTGTTTAACCGTTTTAGGATTTGTCCTTTCCGGTATTTTTGGTGGCAGGATCCCGATGTCTATGATGGGGTATGGAGTTATGGCAGGCATTGTTTCCTATTTCTTTGGTGGATTTGGAACTGCGGTAAAGATGGCAGGCAAGATCGCCAAATGGGGCTGGCTCATCGTACCATTTCCGTATGACATCGTTACAGGTATGGTATCCTTCATCATCTCGATCATGGTATTTATCGGACTGCCGATCATTCCGATCCGTAAGGCATACAAAGAGCAGATGATGGATGTTGAAACAGTTGAGTAAAAAGAATGTAGAAAGAGAGGACAGATTATTATGAGTAGAAAAATGAAACAGATCATGTTAGCAGTAATTTTAATGGTGATGATGTGTGCAGTAAGTCCTGCGCGAAAGGTATCCGCAGAGGTGTTAAACAGTCCACAGCAGATCGTATGGGGACAGAGTTACAGTGGCGAGCTGGAGGATGCACAGAATACATATGAGTATACATTTACGATGAAGAAATCCGGTACATTTTCTCTTGCGATTGCGACGGAGGAAATTGGAAAGACACACACCGGGCTTAATTATATAAAAGTCAGCGATATGTATGATAATGAGATCTATACAGCATCAGTCAGTGAAGGAAATGGCAGCTATAAGGCAGAATTATTAGCAGGTGATTATAAATTATCACTGTGTGCAGGATTCTATACAGGCTGCAAGTTTACATTTACCGCATCATACAAGGCATCCGGCGAGACACGTTCCGAGGTATGGCTGTCACAGAATGATGAGAAAACGATGGCATTTACCTATAAGGCAGGTACGACCTATAAAGGACAGTTTGCATTTAACGAGACAACAGATATCTATAAGATGAAGATGACAAAGAACCGGTACATGAACATTCAGATCAACAGCAAGATCAAGGAAATGAATGTTGTGATCGAGAATACAAATGGTGACATTCACTATATTCAGACGGGTGTTACACCGGGAACCAGAAAATACACATTTTTCCTGCCAAAGGGAACCTACTACATCACGATGACCAAAGGCTGGCCATATAGTGTTGATCCAAATTATGCCGGAATGTATACATTTAAGACGACATTTACAGATGTTCCGAAGACCACTGTAAACAAGGTAAAGAATCTTTCATCCGGAAAGTTAAAGGTAACATGGAAGTGCAAGAGCAAGGCGACCGGATATCAGATCCAGATCGCAACGGATAAGAAATTCAAAAAGAATAAGAAAGTATATGATGCGCCATTTAAGAATTACAATAACTGTACATTCTGGGATCTGAAAAAGGGCAAGACTTATTATGTCCGTGTCCGTTCTTATGTAAAGGCAGGTTCCCGCGAGAAGAAATGTTATTCTGCATGGAGCAAATACAAGACTGTAAAGATAAAGAAATAGAATATAATGTTATCCTGATTTTGTGGTATGTTATAATAATGCAAAAAATATCCAAAAGCTTAAAACTTTTTATCCACCTGATCTGTCCAATAAACAGGAGGTGAGATATATGGATGTGTGGAAGGCAGTGTGCGCGTTTGTTGCATTGTTAAGAAAAGAACGAAAGGAGCTGCCGGATGATCCGGAACGCAAGAAAGAATTATTTGACCGGATCGAGCATGACAGGCAGTCCAGATAAATAAAGGTATAAAGAAAATATATAAATTACAGAAATAAGATAAAAAGCAGGAGGAGCAGGATAACATGAAGTGCAGAACATGCGGAAATGATTTACAGGGGAATGAATACAACTGTCCGTTTTGCGGAAGCTGTGTGGATTATACACAGGCAGTGGAACAGGCAAAGGCAGGGCGTGAAGAAGGATTTACGTTCTTATATGAGAATACATATCGGAATAAACTCTACATTGCAATGAAGTATATGAAGAATGAGCAGGATGCAATGGATGTCCTTCAGGATGCCTATATAAAGGCATTTGCCAGATTAGATAGTTTACAGGATGCAAATGCATTTCCGGGATGGATGAGTACGATCGTGGTAAATACTGCGATCAATGCACTTCAGAAGAAAAAGGCAGTCTTGTTTTCTGATCTGCAGAATGAAAATGATGAAGGGGATGTCTTTGAGTATAATCTGGAAGATGAAAACATGAGCACACAGCCGGAGATGGCATGTACCGTGCAGGAGACACAGGATATGGTGCGGGAGCTGATCAATTCCCTGTCGGATGAACAGAGAATCTGTGTGCTTATGTTCCATCTGGAGGGTTACAGTATCAAGGATATTGCCACAGTATTGAACTGTTCCGAGAACACCGTAAAGTCCAGACTGAATTATGGACGTAAGAATATCAAGGCAAAGGCAGAGGAGCTTCAGAAGAAGGGCTACAAGCTTTACAGCTACACACCGATGTGTCTTCTTGTATATCTGCTTATGGCAGAACGTGGAAATATGATCGTTACGCATGTATTTGAGCAGATGGCAGGTCTTGGTGGAAATATTGCAGCCGGCATCATTCATGGTGGTGCTATGCAGATGGCAGGCAATGTTACAGGTGGGGCTGCACAGGCAGGAGCCGCCGGACAGGTAGCAGGAGGAATTACACAGGCAGGAACTGCCGGACAGGTAGCCGGAGGAGCCACACAGGCAGGAACTGCCGGATCGGCTGCGGGTGCAGTAGAAACCGGAAAAACTGTAGCAGCTACAGTTGGTAAACAGGCGTTTATAAAGACCATGACAGGAAAGATTGCGATCGCAGCCGCTTCGATCGCGATTGTAGGCGGAGTCGCAGGTGGTACAATCGCCTATAAGTATTCACAGGATAAGGCAAAAGCTACCGATAAAAAGGAAGCAACAGAAGCAACCGATGATACATCAGATCAGACGACCACCGGTGAAGCAGATGCTTCAACGACAGAGATAACGACAGAAGCGTCAACGGAGATAACTACAGAGTCAGCTATCGATGAAAGTCTTTATAAAGCAGCATACAAAGAGGTACTTGAATCCTATAAGACACAGATCGACAATTATTACTGGCAGTATGAATATGATTATTCCACAAAGACTGCAAAAGAAGAACAGACGCCGATCGTATTTGCCGATGTTACAGGTGATGGTGTGCCGGAGATGATCCTGGTAAGATCAGAACAGAACGAAGCTTCAATTGCACAGATGGATATTTATAGCTTTGACGGAACAAAAGCAAAGAGAATCTTTGGAACGGATATGGAAGAATATGGTGGCTGGGATATAAATGCCGCTTCCGGAACCAGTTATTATCTGTTTACGACTAAGAAGGGAACCTTATATGCATATAGTGGGTTCGGAGATGAGAGTTATACAGACAGTTATATCAAATTCACGGTAGATGATTCCGGCATGCTTCAGAAGTCAACAACCTGGACAAGAAGGAAAGGTCCGAATGACGATTATTCAGCAACTGTTGTCACATGTCAAAAGAATGGTTCTGAGATTACAGAGGATAAGTATAATGCTCAGGTAGAGAAGCTGCAGAAGAATTTTGATACGTTATTAATGTATAATGGACAGGGCAAGGATAAAGCCAAGGAGGTTCTTGGTACGCTGGATGATACCGCTATGACTTATGATGAGGCTATGGAATATCTTGGAACGATCACACAAAAAGAAACAGATAAGGCGGACAAAAATCAGAGGGCTTCTAAAGACGGAAAAGAGATATCTGCCGGAAATGCAGGAGAAGTAAAGATGACATTACCGGAGGATCTCCCGGAAAGCTTTCTTATGTCAAGCGGAGTTGGTGCATGGGGCTCCAGTATGGATATCAAACCGGATGGAACCTTTACAGCTTCGTTTCACGACAGTAATTATAGTGGCAGGGGAGTTTCCAGTGGATCCGGATCCTTTAAGAATATTACGCAGATTGACAAATATACATATACCATGGAGCTGGATACCCTGAACTATGATGATGAGCTTGGCAAAGAAACAACAGATGACAATGGCTATACAACTACTTTCACAGAGCTGTATGGAATTGCCGGGGGTACTACCTTTACGGTGTATCTTCCGGGTGCACCGACAGCAGATATGCCGGATGGAATGAAGAATTGGCTGGGCTTTCATTATTACAATGTCCCGATACCGGATGCCCTTGACTGCTATGCCATTTATAATGTAGATAAGGAAAATGGATATTTCAGCACAGGGTTACAGTAAATAGTAAGATGTTTTGGATACGATGAAACCTGTATAAACGCAGAAAGCTGTAAAAATTTACGTTGAATTTTACAGCTTTTTTGCATATACTATTAGTAGAAATGAGCAATACATAAAGGAAGGAGTTGAAAGTATATGGCTAACATTTTACCAGTTTCAGATTTGAGAAATTATAATGAAGTTCTGAAAAATTGTCACAAAGGAGAGCCTGTGTATCTGACTAAGAATGGTAGAGGACGTTTTGTGGTTATGGATATTGAAGATTATGAACGTGATCGAGCAGAAAAGAAGCTCTTGATGAAACTTCAGGAAGCAGAAGAAGCGGTAAAGGATGGTGAAGGCTGGCTTAGCCTGGAAGAACTAAAAGAACAAATGGGGGAATGAAATGTTAAAATTACGGATCAATCCGATTGTTGTTAAGGATTTGAAAGAAATTCGAGAGTATATTGCAGAAGATAATAAGGAGTATGCAGCACGGACAGTACAGGAGATTTATAACAAATTTGAAAACCTTCAAATGTTTCCAGGAATAGGCGCAGAGCTTTCCAAAAGAGTTAGTTTTCAGACTGATTATAAGTATGCTGTATGGGAAGATTATGTAATCATCTACAAGGTAGGAGATGAATATGTCGAAATATATCGTGTCGTTAATCGTTATCGTGATATTACAAAAATATTTGAATGATAGGAACATTGTATTGAAACAGCCATATATGAATGAGAGTTGATGGAAGCTCTTGTTTATGCATGGCTGTTTCTATGATTTATCAGGAAAAGTCAGGAAGACTACACACAATAATACTAAAAATATATAAACCTTACTCTCTCCAGCGTTTCAAGAAAGGCGATAACACGTTTTAACATATCAGGAGCTTCTTCGGGGAACTGTTCTTCCATGATGGATACCAGATTGAATACCGTGTTGTCGCCATTTATATGGACCCATAAGGTACTGCCATATCGATCAAGCCTGATATGGCTTTTCTTTGGTTTGTGAAAATATTTCTGAGCGATCTTGTGATAAAAACCGGTATGCGGCATTTCAATCACAATAATTCCATCGGGCGACTGTTCCCATGCATAGTTCAGGTTGATGCAGGGGATTTTGTCCATATAGTTTGCAGTATGGGTAAGAAAACCGGATTTTGATCTTTTTATAAAAAATTGCGAGAGGGTATCTTTACGATTATGGTTTTGTTTTGCAATGACATTTTGTATATTATATTTTTGCATGAGAAAATAAATCCTTTCCGGGTGAAGATATTAAAGTGTGTTATTGGATGATTGTTTATCCTTCGTTTTATGGATCATGTAGATCATACTGAAAAGCAGGGCAAGGAAGAACAGGCAGCCGCCCCATTTTCCAAGATGGAATCCCATAAGTCCCAGATTGATCCGATCACTTACGCCGAATACGGCAAGGACGGCAAGCAGGATTCCAACCAGCCCTTCACCTGCGATCATACCGGAGGAAAAAAGGATACCATTATTGCGGACGGTTTCGCGGGAAACTTCATCGGCAAATCGACGTTTCTCTATGAAAAGGCGGATCAGACCACCGATCATGATCGGAACTGTCAGGTAAATCGGCAGATACAGTCCGATGGCAAATGGTAGAACCGGGATACCTAAGATCTCGACAACGACAGCAATGCAAATGCCGACAATAACAAGCCCCCATGGAAGATTTCCATTCATAACACCTTCAACGACCATTTTCATAAGGGTTGCCTGCGGAGCAGGAAGCTCGGTAGAACCATATCCCCATGCGGTATTTAGCAGATAGAGAACACCACCGATTGCAAGACCGGAAGCGATCGATCCGATCAGTTCGCCGATCTGCTGCAGATATGGGGTTGCACCGACGATATACCCCGTTTTCAGATCCTGCGAGGTGTCTCCGGCCATGGCTGCAATTATGCAGATAACAGTACCGATGCAGATGGCAGATGTCATACCCCGGTATCCTGTTATGCCGGCTTGCTTTAACAGGATCGTTGCAAATAACAGGGTTGCGATCGCCATACCGGACACGGGGTTATTCGACGAGCCGACGACACCGACCATTCTTGCAGATACGGTTGCAAAGAAAAATCCGAAAATAATGATCAGAATGGATGTGACCGGATTGATCGGAATATCAGGAAATGCACTCAGACCAAATGCTACGATCAGGATACCGCCGATCGCATAAGGAAGCGGAATGTCTTTAGATGTTCGCGAATTTCCATCTGTATGTCCGAAGCCTTTCAGGGCTTTGGCAAATGTGGATGCGATCAGCGGAAATGATTTTAGCAGGCTGAAGATGCCGCCGGCTGCCACCGCGCCTGCGCCGATATACCGCACATAATTTCCCCATAACTGATCGACTGACAGTTCGCGGATCGGAACGGAAGCGGGGAACAGGATGTTGTCACCTCCAATAAGAACGAGCAAAGGCATGATAACAAACCATCCAAGCACAGCACCGCTTAACAGATACGAAGCAACCTTTGCACCACAAATATAGCCGACACCGACCAGCGCAGGGAGGACATCCATACCGAAGCCAGATCCTTTATAAGAGGAAATCGTCCATGTGATCTCACTTGGAAACAAATGCAGACCATCAGCGATAAATTTATAGACAGCAGAGATGCCAAGCCCGGAAAATACCTGCATGGATTTGTGACCGCCGGTTTCTCCGGCGAGCAGTACTTCAGCGCAGGCAGTTCCTTCCGGAAATGGAAGTGTACCATGTTCTTCTACGATCAGAGCGGTACGAAGCGGGATCATGAACAGAACACCGATCAGTCCGCCACAGATGGCGACAAATGCAATCATCAGAAAAGATGGAGGTTTTATATCGGGATTTTCATCTGCCCACATGAACAGGGCTGGCAGCGTAAAGATAGCTCCGGCGGCCAGAGATTCACCTGCAGAGCCGATCGTCTGCACCATATTATTTTCAAGAATTGAATCGCGGCGCATGATCATGCGCACAATACCCATAGAAAGAACGGCAGCAGGGATGGAAGCGGAGACGGTCATACCGACTCGTAAGCCCAGATAAGCATTTGCACCGCCGAACACGACCGCCAGGATAATGCCAAGAATCACAGAAGTAGGTGTAAGCTCCGGCATCACCTTATCTGCCGGAATATATGGTTTAAATTGTTTCATATACAACCCTCAAATCATAGTTTTATGCCACTAGTATGTACAGAGTCTGGCAGAAACATACACAGAAAATCTGAAAAAAGAGCTTCATCAGATATGTCAAGACATGGAAGCTGAAATAATAAAATAGAAGGAAACTACATCTGTATCCAGCTCTATGGCTACTGGCAGGTGGTTTGAAACGCGTTCCACTTTCTATTCGGTTCGCACGCTGATTTGTCAGCAGCCGCCCAAACTCGTCCTTACGGACTCAGACAAGGGCTTGGTGCTGACAGCTAGTGCAAACCTCATAACGAAAGTTCCACTAATGTTTCAATTCACCTGCCACCAGCCATAGAGTTGGAAACAGGTAGGATGTGTTTAAAGAATAACGCCTGCTGGTTGTACCTAAGGAATATCGTATATTCCATGGATACAGCCAGCAGGCGTTTTTGCTTTATGTGTTATTGTTATAAAATAGTTTATTTATTGAGGGCGGCAAGCTGTGCTTTTAAAGCTGCAATCTCAGAAATCATTGCGTTCTTCTCAGAAAGAACAGCCGCAATCTCGGCATCCTTCTCGGATATTAGGGAGTCCTTTTCAGAGAGAGCGGCATCTTTTTCGGATATCAGGGAGTCCTTTTCAGACAGAGCCGCTACCGCTTCATCTCGTTCCTTTTGTAGTTCATCGATCATATAGTGAACCGTATTCTCATCTAACATTCGAAGTGCTTCTTAAAACATGGTGATCACCTCCTCCGGATCATACATATATTCAGACATATCCTTACAGATGGCTTCCATCCAAGGATAGTCAGATACCAGTGCAGAAAGGTCGTCAACCGACTGGGCAGTCAGTAATGACAGCCATGCATTAAGTTCATTGATATCTTTAGCATACTTACTTTCACGGAAAACGTCAAGGGCAACCA is a window from the Lachnospiraceae bacterium GAM79 genome containing:
- a CDS encoding fibronectin type III domain-containing protein, which produces MSRKMKQIMLAVILMVMMCAVSPARKVSAEVLNSPQQIVWGQSYSGELEDAQNTYEYTFTMKKSGTFSLAIATEEIGKTHTGLNYIKVSDMYDNEIYTASVSEGNGSYKAELLAGDYKLSLCAGFYTGCKFTFTASYKASGETRSEVWLSQNDEKTMAFTYKAGTTYKGQFAFNETTDIYKMKMTKNRYMNIQINSKIKEMNVVIENTNGDIHYIQTGVTPGTRKYTFFLPKGTYYITMTKGWPYSVDPNYAGMYTFKTTFTDVPKTTVNKVKNLSSGKLKVTWKCKSKATGYQIQIATDKKFKKNKKVYDAPFKNYNNCTFWDLKKGKTYYVRVRSYVKAGSREKKCYSAWSKYKTVKIKK
- a CDS encoding RNA polymerase sigma factor; this translates as MKCRTCGNDLQGNEYNCPFCGSCVDYTQAVEQAKAGREEGFTFLYENTYRNKLYIAMKYMKNEQDAMDVLQDAYIKAFARLDSLQDANAFPGWMSTIVVNTAINALQKKKAVLFSDLQNENDEGDVFEYNLEDENMSTQPEMACTVQETQDMVRELINSLSDEQRICVLMFHLEGYSIKDIATVLNCSENTVKSRLNYGRKNIKAKAEELQKKGYKLYSYTPMCLLVYLLMAERGNMIVTHVFEQMAGLGGNIAAGIIHGGAMQMAGNVTGGAAQAGAAGQVAGGITQAGTAGQVAGGATQAGTAGSAAGAVETGKTVAATVGKQAFIKTMTGKIAIAAASIAIVGGVAGGTIAYKYSQDKAKATDKKEATEATDDTSDQTTTGEADASTTEITTEASTEITTESAIDESLYKAAYKEVLESYKTQIDNYYWQYEYDYSTKTAKEEQTPIVFADVTGDGVPEMILVRSEQNEASIAQMDIYSFDGTKAKRIFGTDMEEYGGWDINAASGTSYYLFTTKKGTLYAYSGFGDESYTDSYIKFTVDDSGMLQKSTTWTRRKGPNDDYSATVVTCQKNGSEITEDKYNAQVEKLQKNFDTLLMYNGQGKDKAKEVLGTLDDTAMTYDEAMEYLGTITQKETDKADKNQRASKDGKEISAGNAGEVKMTLPEDLPESFLMSSGVGAWGSSMDIKPDGTFTASFHDSNYSGRGVSSGSGSFKNITQIDKYTYTMELDTLNYDDELGKETTDDNGYTTTFTELYGIAGGTTFTVYLPGAPTADMPDGMKNWLGFHYYNVPIPDALDCYAIYNVDKENGYFSTGLQ
- a CDS encoding type II toxin-antitoxin system prevent-host-death family antitoxin, whose translation is MANILPVSDLRNYNEVLKNCHKGEPVYLTKNGRGRFVVMDIEDYERDRAEKKLLMKLQEAEEAVKDGEGWLSLEELKEQMGE
- a CDS encoding type II toxin-antitoxin system RelE/ParE family toxin, whose translation is MLKLRINPIVVKDLKEIREYIAEDNKEYAARTVQEIYNKFENLQMFPGIGAELSKRVSFQTDYKYAVWEDYVIIYKVGDEYVEIYRVVNRYRDITKIFE
- a CDS encoding PqqD family protein; this translates as MDKIPCINLNYAWEQSPDGIIVIEMPHTGFYHKIAQKYFHKPKKSHIRLDRYGSTLWVHINGDNTVFNLVSIMEEQFPEEAPDMLKRVIAFLETLERVRFIYF
- a CDS encoding oligopeptide transporter, OPT family gives rise to the protein MKQFKPYIPADKVMPELTPTSVILGIILAVVFGGANAYLGLRVGMTVSASIPAAVLSMGIVRMIMRRDSILENNMVQTIGSAGESLAAGAIFTLPALFMWADENPDIKPPSFLMIAFVAICGGLIGVLFMIPLRTALIVEEHGTLPFPEGTACAEVLLAGETGGHKSMQVFSGLGISAVYKFIADGLHLFPSEITWTISSYKGSGFGMDVLPALVGVGYICGAKVASYLLSGAVLGWFVIMPLLVLIGGDNILFPASVPIRELSVDQLWGNYVRYIGAGAVAAGGIFSLLKSFPLIASTFAKALKGFGHTDGNSRTSKDIPLPYAIGGILIVAFGLSAFPDIPINPVTSILIIIFGFFFATVSARMVGVVGSSNNPVSGMAIATLLFATILLKQAGITGYRGMTSAICIGTVICIIAAMAGDTSQDLKTGYIVGATPYLQQIGELIGSIASGLAIGGVLYLLNTAWGYGSTELPAPQATLMKMVVEGVMNGNLPWGLVIVGICIAVVVEILGIPVLPFAIGLYLPIYLTVPIMIGGLIRLFIEKRRFADEVSRETVRNNGILFSSGMIAGEGLVGILLAVLAVFGVSDRINLGLMGFHLGKWGGCLFFLALLFSMIYMIHKTKDKQSSNNTL